The stretch of DNA AATTGACTAGAGTGATCATCTTACCACTAAATATCACAATGATGTATTCTATGTAATTGTCATTAACCCAAATGTAAAAGGTGATACTGTCAAAAATATTGCAGACATTTTTAACCAGAACAAATCCGGGGCAGTACTGGGTCTATTCTCATTCTGCAAATGGGTAAACAGAGGTCTGAGGCCATAAATGACTCTAACAAGGCCACAAAGTGATTTCGGGACAGAAGGCGGAATGACACCAAGTGGATTCCTGAATTTCACTCATTAGGAGGTTTTAGCTTTAAACTTTTCAGTGAGGCACGTTTTCTGAACTTCTATTTAAATCTCAGATGTATTATTGTTTTCTCCAGAGCAATGCTGCTGGTTCCTTGCAACCCCTCCCCTTCTCACCATGTTgagatatattatttaatttcaagATTTCTCAGCTCTCCTCTGCGGCGGCAGAAATGGTGGTAACGACACTGCAAAAATTTTTGTCCGTTCTCCAAAACCAAAATCTTACCAGTCACAGCCCCACTACTGTAACAGAATTATGTTCATTGTTGCATACCTTACTTCTTTCGCCATAtaacttatttttacttaaatgaaGTCATAATGACTCAGCCATTTTATATTCAGACAGTCTTACTTACCAATCATAAGCCTTTTTCTATTCTGTGTAATCATTTCGAGCGTTTGCTTCTGATTAATACATATCAATTTGGAACACATATGGAAACTACTGAAATTTGTTGAAAAGAGTATCAGCTATAAGCTGGCTGCCCTGGGAATAACTGATGTATTTTCCCAGTCTTCATAGGTCTACTTTGTATTTGGGGAATCAGAGTTAATGCCCTATAAGCTAGTTTCTGTTTGCTCCACGCCCCCCTTCCTTAAGCGCAAGGTGGAGACAAGgacccaagcctcagtttccccacaggTGAAATGTCACGCCAGGGGCGGGAACCTAGCAAAGGCTCCGCAAAGACCGCAGTGGGCAGGAAGTCACGAGTGGCAGGGACAGCTTTCTGACCCCGCGGCGCGTCCGCCTTTGGGCGGGCCGCAAGGTTTCCCGCCGCGCTGTGGGCCCCGGGGGCCGCCAGAGGGCGCTGTGGCCCCGGTGCGCGGCTGCGGCGGCGCGGTGCGGACTCTCCCCAGGCTGCTCGGGCGCCGCCCTGTCCCAGCCTCCTCTGCGGGTAAACAGACATGGCCGGCGAGAGAGACCCGCAGGACGCTGCGCACAACATGGGAAACCACCTGCCGCTCCTCCCTGGTAACCTCCCGGGGCTGGTACCCGGCGGCGGGACGGGGCGAGGCTCGAGCCTTGAGCGACGCGGCAGGGCTAGGGAGACGGGCGGGGGGCGGCACCGAGGCCTGCCGGGGCGCCCCGGAAAGGCGAAAGCACGTCAGGCCTCTGGCCAGAGACCGGGTCCGAGCGCATCTCTCTCACGCCGGGTCGCCCCAAGCTGTGGGCGAGGGGTTTTGAATTGGGGAGGGGTCTGCTCCCAAGAACAGAgaccctcccctctctgtccattgtgtgtccagaacttGGCTCCAAGGAAGCGGTTTAAAACTgaggggaaaagagggaggggaTATGGGGGATCCGGGCAGGTTAACAGCCGTTACTTTTCTGGACTTCTTCCGTTTACTAAGAGTGACAGCTAACAAGTATTAAGCACTTAACATTTCAGGGGTCCTACAGTAAGCGCTTTGCATACGTCTCTCTGTTTAATCCTCCCCGCATAACTTTTCTGATCCCGATTTGGTAGGTGAGAAATGGATTAGTGGATTagttcagtgacttgcccaaggtgacaCAGTTGCAGAGCCGGAACTGCAGTTCTAGTCCTTCAGTCAGCATAGCCTCTGTCGCTTAACCACTTCACTGCCAAGGCAGTATTGGTATGTTTTTCTCAAGGTTTGTAGCTCAAGCAGGTAGTAGAATATGCTCGATAGAGACTTAGGAGTGTGATCTtatattcagttttcttttttccattgtatttcaCAAAAATTTAGACCTTGGCTTTATATTAGAATCCTGggcggggggaaaaaaagtgtatGAATTCATTGTACAAATTTGTCATGGAAGGCTATAGAAGTGATGCTTTTTAAGAGGTTACCAGACAAACTGGGTCTGTTAGGTGAGTTCCTTCACGAGATGTTGTGGAGTTGAAAATAGGTATGATACACAGTCTGGTACTTGAGGAAGTTTATAATCTCTATGAGGCAAAAGGTAGTTGATTTAGGACCTGATAAATTAATGCTGTTATTGTCCTTAAGAGGGATTGAGGTAAAGCACTGTGAAATGGATCTGGAGACATCCAAAAGCATACATTTAGGATGGGGTTGTGGAAGAGAATGCCTAGGCTGTGGTAGGTTGAGTCTAATTTGTTGGGGGAGCTTGAGTCTCTTGCCAGTGGGTTGAGGCTTTTTTCTGTGGGTTGCCAAGAAACAGTTGTGGGTTACAGGGAGTTGCCCAAGGAAGGCTTTTCTCGGAGGATTAATTTGTCCCCTGGGAGTTGTGTGAATTGAAGGAGAAGACTGAATGCATGCCCACCATATAGAAGGGaccttttatgtaaaaataaaccaGAGTCAGAGTCAGTGGTTGTTCCTGAAGCCAACCTAACTGAATTGACATGAAGGTAAGTGTGTCAGCCTTTGACTGAAGAGCTGAGCTGTTTATTTCAGAGACATTAGCCCCACTCTGAATCTGCCAGATCCACTGTTTCAGGGAGGTTACTGATGTTCTGTCGGCATTCATGCGGTGCTCCCGCATGGATGAGTCATCAGGCTTCACCCTGGTAGTTCCGAACACAGTGTGTGTTTTGTTGAAAAGAATCAGGAGtgagggggtgtctgagtggctcagttggttaagcaactgactcttgatttctgcttgggtcatgatctcagggtcccgggatctagCCCCCACATCAGCTgcacactcagaggggagtctgcttgaagattctctccctcttaccCCTCCATGCTCCCATgcgcacattctctctctcaaattaataaataaatttttaaaaaaagaaaaaaagaatcaggggtgagaaggcccagagaggttgtaGATATAATAAAGCTTTTCTAAATCATATGAGTTTTATTTGTAAAGAAACAATGGATCACCCATAAGTCCATGTAGTATGAGTTGTTTTGAGGAGCAACACTCTGTAAATGCTAAGGAAATAGTTTAATATTTAAGATGCATagaatccaggggcgcctgggtggctcagtggattaagccgctgcctttggctcaggtcatgatctcagtgtcctaggatcgagccccgcatcgggctctctgctcagcggggagcctgcttccctctctgtgtctgtctgcctctctgcctacttgtgatctctctctctgtcaaataaaataaataaaatcttttaaaaaaaaagatgcatagaATCCATCTTGGCCAAAggaaacattaataaataaacaaccgAGTACAGGGAAGTGGGTTTTGGCCATATTTATGAGAAAGGCGACTGTATATAAGGAAATTgatagagattcttttttttttttttacttttggtgaaaattctctttttttagcaAAAATATGTGTGAAGTGTTAGACAGCTGGCCAACCATTTAAATATAAGTTGAAATAATTGTGTTACTCTTTTTGACCAATCCCTGTATCTAGGAATTCCTGAGAATTAATAGAAAGTCCAAGGCAATTACTacattgaaaaacattttttttccttgtcaggAACCTAGCTGGAAGTAACTTGATTTAAATAGTgacatacacaaaagaaaatgacagttttgtaatGACATTTTACCTGTTTAGAAGTGTATTTGGGGCATGTAAAAGTATAGGAAATATGAGGTAAAAAATGAGATTCAGTTTTTCTAGGCCAGGATTTGTTAACCTCAACACGTTAGATTTGGGGGGCTGGAAAATTCTTTGTTGTGAGGAACTGTCCTGCCCGATGCAATCCTTAcaagatgtttagcagcatctctggcctccgcccactagatgccagtagggCTCTCCTAGTTGTGACATTCAAATATATTTCCAGACATTTCCAAATATCCCTTGAGAGGCAAAATCGCCCCTGGTTGAGAACTGCTGATCTAGGGCAGGAATTTTACCCACAGCTGGCGTTAACAGGACAGACTCCCATTTAGTAGAATAGCACCTATTTTTCTAACTTTCTATTACTAATAACATCAAGGTATTAAAGTAGACCGGCTtagttttcataatttaaaaattatgtgtggGGAGAGTTTTCTAAGGTactactttaaaatatgttttaagttCCATgtgagctttatttttaatttaaaattccaaaacaaaattgaaatgaaaatgattaccgcatttcattttttaatagtaCAGTGACAGCCAAGGAAGTGATGTCCCTGCTATGAGAATATTTTTGCTGGGTAGTAATGTtaacttttctgttttaattaaagggctttccttccttccttctctccttccctccctccttcgtTCCCGTCTTCcgtaaaaactcttaaaattaagAGTTTGAAAGAAGCTTAGAGATTCTCTTGTTCCTGGCTGTCATTTTTCACATGTGGAAACTAAGGTATAATCAGGTGAAATGAGTTGTCTAAGTAAGGAGTCTAAGTTAGTTACTACTGGCAAGAGGGAAGAAACAAATCTCATACActgaagaatttaaatatttatgtagatACTTCCTTTTCAAGGAGAAGGGAACATAGTCCCTCACCTCTTAAGTGTGAGTTGTGCTGTGTAATTGGCTTCCAGAGAGTACAAtgtggaaaggaggaaaagagtaACTTTACAGTAGAGAAACCTGACAAAGAATACCTCAGGCGGGTGATTATTGTCAACATCAGCAGTGATAAGTCATATTGATATTATGCACCCTTGATACGATGTGAGGAATACAGCCCTTAACCCCTTGTGGTGTTCTCCCCAAGGTATTTAACCTCAGTGTAAGCATGAGAAATATATCAAATTCTAATTGAGGGACACGCTACAAAATGCCTAACTAGTGCTCCTCACAAATGTGAAGGCCATTAACAATAAGGAAAGTTTGAAAATCAGCCCCAAAGAGGCTAAGGAGACATGACAGGTAAATGTCATGTGCCAACCTGGATGGGATCCGAATAAAATGTGGTGATTAGTTAGTAGCAATGTACCCACACTGATTGCTTAGACAAGTGTACCATACTAACAGAAGATGTTAGCTTATAGGGTAAGTGGAGGGGAGGACTACAGGAAAAGGAAATCTCTGTACTGTCTTTGCAATCTCTATGTAAATCTTGAactattccaagaaaaaaaaaaaaaaagtcgttaGTGACAGAGCCCGGCATAGACCCCAGGCTCTGGCTGCCTCTTCACAAGATGTGGAGATCACCACATGCGAGTGGTGTTTAGAAGAAGCCCTCTCGTGGGCTCAGAATCCTCATGAAGGAATTATGTATTTGAAGGGGAATATTGCTTTGACATTTTCTTGCATCCATTTTTTGTTTCTCATACTCTTTTACTTTTAtagcagagagtgaggaagaagaTGAAATTGAAATGGAAGTCGAAGACCAGGATAGCAAAGAAGCCAAAAAACCAAACGTCATAAATTTTGACACCAGTCTGCCAACATCACACACAGTATGTACTGTAACAAATCTTATACAGTAGATGCATACATAGGACAGTAGATGGAGGTTCCTTACAACAAGTGGCTGAGGTTAGCCTTATTGGATATTACTTCACAGTAGGAATTGTGGATGAGGATATGGGCATTTGCCAGTAAGTAAACATGCTTAACTCTAAACGTGCTAATTTTCAAGCGGTTTGATACTATGTCCTGGACAATTCTTTGAAGAATTGGCTTCCTCCGTATGTTTCTGCTAGTAATGGAGCTACTAAAGTACTCCTTACTCTCTGCACTACTTGGTACTAGGGTGTTAGTTAACATTCTAACATTTTATAGTTGTCATGTGTGATATTTGGACATAGAGAGGTTTTTTATCTtagtcaaagaaaaatattttgaactaaaaaatGCTCTTGAATTTGTGAGACATTCCTCGAAAGATAATAGAACTTCCACTCGTAAGAATCAGAATTAGATTTTCGTGTAGGAGGCTGATGCACTGACTTTGTTATTTAAGTAAATACTTGTgtctgtttatatttcttttaatctgaTTTGCTCTTTAGTCTGTTGAGCTTGTACTTTTATTACATGTCAAAAATGACAGTGTATCTGTGTTTTCTTAAATAGTATCTGGGCGCTGATATGGAAGAATTTCATGGCAGGACCTTGCACGATGACGACAGCTGTCAGATTATTCCAGTTCTGCCACAGGTGATGATGATCCTGATCCCTGGGCAGACCTTACCTCTTCAGCTTTTTCGTCCTCAGGAAGTCAGTATGGTGCGGAATTTAATTCAGAAAGACAGAACCTTTGCAGTTCTTGCATACAGGTAAAATATTAGAATGAATTTGCTTAACACATTCTCTCTCATGTAGAGCCACAGCAGAGGTCAGTGTTAAAGCCAAACCTGACTATTATTTTGCATGCACAGGAGACTAGATAAGGATGTGAGGTAAGAAATTTTGATGAAAAGATTGAAAATGCAAGTTGGACTATTTTTACTGTTCTTATTACCATTTAGATCAGACATTTACTGTAACACACAAGCTTTCTGATATTTGAAATTTAATCACTTCTGTCTAATGAAAATTTCTGGAATCTTATTTTCAAGCACTGTcattatttaaagagaaagagggCTTTGACATTTTAATGTACAAAGGAGTAACTTgtccttttctttgtctctcgGAATTCATAAGTTGTCTATAGACCAGTGGCAAACTGGTATTTCAGGTATTCTGTGGCAACCGAAGGAAATCAGTGGTAGAGGCAGGAAATGAATGCGGGGATTTCCCACCCAACTACAATGCTGCTAATATTAAGCAGCAGCAATGATGGTCTGCTGAAGTAAAAGAATGTCTCGTTTGGAAAATGAGAGTTTAAACCCCTGTCTTAGATCATTTTCAATGACTAGAGAGACCTATTACTTTCCTAAAGAGCTCTAATTGtaattccttttttgttgttgttgttttttgctcTCATTGTAATACTGAAGCCTTCTGTGTCTGCATTCCTCatgtgatttcaaaataaaatgacaatagcTTTGCAGTAAGGGCTAAATGCTGTAACTTTTTTATCATGTGTATTGCTTTTGCCACTTtgcacatttaaatttttttgccaactttgcatatttaaaaattaaatgttcaaaattatttccttttaaaatttatcttggaAGTAATATACAGGAGAGGGAAGCACAGTTTGGAACAACAGCAGAGATATATGCCTATCGAGAAGAACAGGATTTCGGAATTGAGATAGTGAAAGTGAAAGCAATTGGAAGACAAAGGTTCAAAGTCCTTGAGCTAAGAACACAGTCAGATGGGTAAGAAATAACATGGATCTTAAAGCTGTGTGTACATCATTAAATCAGGtggttttcttatatttttttttctattgtactGATCCTTAACATTTTGTACTTTGAATTAGTTGTTCTATTTCCTTTGAAGGTATAGCCTGGTGGTTTCCATCTTGGCTATGCATCAGAACCACTtaggaagttttaaaattatacaagCTTGGGTTTTGTTCTCATCTCCCTTCCCTAAAGAGTGGTTTAACCTTGGGTGAGGCTCTAGCgtcttttttttcatgatttccaggtgattctcatgACCCTCCAGGTTTGAGAATAGTCATATAAACCCAAAGTGCATTGTCTTTGGGGATAGGGCCTCTTTTGGATTGAAGACCTCTCTTCAGAGTGGAGAGGCCACAAGCTTCtgagctctctctgtgtgtgcactGGGGCAGCTGTGGTGTTTACAGTATGCCTGTGATATTTGAAAACCACACCAGTTGCACCTGCCAGCTGTCCTATCTGAGCTGTAGAAGCCATTTGCAGTTAGCACCCATCTCTGGTGTGAATTTTACATCACCCACGaatgtattaacatataataagTGGTCAGTAAATGCTTGTTGTCTCTGTACCTTATAAAGTTTGGAAATTCTCTGAGTATGTTGTTTTAACAGCTATTGTGGTATGGTTCTCATGGTTCAAGCTTTTAAAGTATCACTAAccttatcaaaaaaaaagaaagaaaaaaaaatccagttcacctttctttatccttttaaaaacaaagcaaaacaaaataagcatttgTCCAGATAATTGATGTTACCCCTTGAGGGAGTGGTTCTCAACTCTGGCACATAAGAATCACCTGTGATATGTTATAAGGATACAGATTCTTGGGGTTCACCCAGTTCTAGTGAATTGGTCTCTTTACAGCAAAGCTGAAAATGTTACCTGACCTCTGTGTTGAACAGATAATATCCTCTGAACACGTGGAACTTCAGAAGTGTTGTCTTGTTCACATGGTGGACATTGACAAATATCACTGAATTATGGAAGTATAATGGACAATAAAGCAACCCTTTGGGGCTAGAGAAAGCATAGAAAAATGAGGGATGAGATGCCAGAGCCCTCAGTGGTACCCCCAGAACATTCCCAGTGCAGACTCTTGTGGTGTTAATACATTGTACTATCATTATAGGATTGTATATCAGTCTCCATCAATAGATGAGCTGCCTGTTTGTTCTACACTTAGAACCGTAAATGCTAGGTGAATGAATGAAACGGTGTGCTCCTGGGGGCTCTGCATTGTGATAATTAGCAAGCTGTTTTGTTACTGCAGATTTTACTAACAGTTCCATATTTAAAGTACTTCTTATACTCTtacttagaaaatttttattatttgtgggTACTATATTGTaggaaccataaaagaaaaatgacttggGAGAAAAGTATGTTTGTGAGGCTTTCTTCACTTTTGATTGTGAAAAAACTTCTCAACACAAGATGGCAGTAGACCATTAACTCTGAAAACAGGTCAAAGACTATGTTTGACTCTAATGAAGATAAACATGAAACTGATAGGGTTAGACAAGATTTGGCTTGGGAACATTCTCTTTATTATTCCATAGACCCACTGCTAAGACCTCTCACAGAGGTGAGTCTTTCTTACTATAAAAGGCTTCCCTAGAGTGGGATTTCTCTGTTTTGCCCCTCTGGCTTGTGACTCCCTTTAGTAGAAATGGTGAGATGGAGATAATATAGggcattttcctctttttccaaataagacagCTAAGTACTAGAGAGAGGAAGTGATTTGCCCAAATTCATGCAGCTAGTAAGCAACAGTTGGTTGATTCTAGGTCCCCTGACTTCCAAACTTACACTCCTTACTCTACTTGAACTCCCTCCATAGCACCTTGAAACTCAAgccagtttccttttctccagtcAAGTAGTGCTAGATAATAGTCACATCTCTTTTATGTAAATGACCCTTCATTTAAAAACTGTATAGCACTGCCTTCTGGCCTCTTCTGAGTTAGGAGTCTTTATTTCTTCGGCATTTTCTGAACACatggaggttttgtttgtttgttttgaaaagttAATGAAAAAGTAGAAGTGTGTCATTGAATCACCATAGAATCCTTCAAAAATTCCTGAGGATTCCTTAGCATGTGGAGAGAAGGAGATTAATACCCTGTTGGGAATTACAGGACAAGTTCTCTTACCTGTCATATCCAAAACCAATAATCAGCAATTATCTGAATTACTAGAACTGTCTGAACCTAATTTGAAAGCAGTTTTTATTGCTCAGCTTTATTCATTAAAGCCATTTTATTTAAGTCatatttcattggtttttttATATTACTTACATAAATTATGTAACTATAATCACAAAGCAACTGCTATAaacagattggaaagaaagaaaagtaggttTATTTAAAACAGAACCCACCAGGTGGGAGAACTAGCACGTGTGTGCAGCAGACCCTGGGCATGTCTAGCAAAAGCAGCGGAGAATGTTGCTCAGTCCTGCAAGGCAGTTGGGACAGCTGGTACTGCAGACTAATCAGTAAAAGGATCAGAAAGCCGATCTTTCAGTAACATTGATATTTTTAtcataatacaataaaatcttaCATGATAGTTGAGTTAAACATCATGCATGATTTAGTTGCTGATGACCTTCAGGAAGACTCAGATTTCTAAACATTTCTGTAGAATGGCAcacacttttgtttttaaaaataagatgatttGTGTTCATGTGACAGCtgaagaaagagatttttttttgtttttaatgacctCTAATAATATGAGAACAATTTGAATGTAGTTTGaacatgtttgggttttttttttaaagattttcggAAGTCATGCATACATAAATTTGAGCTTGCAGGAGGGAAATAAAGTTAGTGGAACGAGTCTAACCAAGTTAgccattttcatttaataaatagtaGAAGTATCAAAATTTCACTCCTAACTTTTTGTGGGTCAAGGCAGTGATTAATATGAAAAACCACTTGAGAATTTCTAAACATAattaataatgaagcagaagCTGTAATACATTGAACTTTGTCAGTCTGATAGTGATTTGTTCCAGCATTCGAATGTACTAATATATTCTGCATTTCAAGAGCCGTACTCTAGGAGAAATGCTTCAAAAGAAAATAGCCCATAGGTACAGTATTCCTGTTGGCATTTGTTCATGATGAGATGTTTGTGGGTATGATATTCTCAAGTAGTCTGGAAATGGTGACTTCACTCTCATGGGAGTTTAAGTAATTTTTaggtaagaaaaaataatatgcatATTTTGATTCTTTGCATTTTCAGGCTAAATGtttgaggaggagaaaaaagaatgcaCATATCAGTACAGGGTACATGTAATTCTGTAGTCTTATTTTAACTATCCATATAAGTGGGTTCTtgattttctattcctttctctACCTATTCTTCCAGTTAGATTAGACTTACGAGAAGGGACAGGTGTAAAAGCCAGGCAGCAGATGGGGATCTGGGAGGGGGTGTAGGGTATTTAAGAATGTCTAAGAAACTAATTTAGAAGTATCAAGCAGTAGTAGATGGttgtaatttgattttttaaatttcatttcatcaGTAGACTCtatatttatcttaaatataCAAATCTCCCTTTACATTTCACAGTGAGATTGAAAATCTATGCTTtaggttattttgattttaacACTGGTATAATTTCTGGAATGAAGTATTTCTGAAAATTCTTGCATCTTAACATCAGTATCCTATggatatgtttaaaaaagaaaactgaaaaatcttaGTATTTAAAATTACCCATAATGTTTAGAAACTTAATAGTTTGagttagtttattttaaaaatgaacaccaTGCTTGGTTCTCTTTATTTTAGAATCCAGCAAGCTAAAGTGCAAATTCTTCCTGAATGTGTGTTGCCTTCAACCATGTCTGCAGTTCAGTTAGAATCCCTCAATAAATGCCAGATATTTCCTTCAAAACCTGTCTCATGGGAAGACCAGTATTCATGTAAATGGTGGCAGAAATACCAGAAGGTGAGAAACTGACTTTTTATGCATCTTCAAAAAATGAAGACAGGTTGCTTTTTTCCTGTATTTAAGAAAGGAACACAAACAACTCTCATGATTCATTCCCCAGACACCTTCTGTGATAATACTCTAGCTGCATTTGATCAAAGCTGGAGCTTCTGAAAATTTCATGGGCAGCCATTTATGTAAAAGCAGTTTGCAAAAATAGTAGAATG from Neovison vison isolate M4711 chromosome 6, ASM_NN_V1, whole genome shotgun sequence encodes:
- the CRBN gene encoding protein cereblon isoform X2 codes for the protein MAGERDPQDAAHNMGNHLPLLPESEEEDEIEMEVEDQDSKEAKKPNVINFDTSLPTSHTYLGADMEEFHGRTLHDDDSCQIIPVLPQVMMILIPGQTLPLQLFRPQEVSMVRNLIQKDRTFAVLAYSNIQEREAQFGTTAEIYAYREEQDFGIEIVKVKAIGRQRFKVLELRTQSDGIQQAKVQILPECVLPSTMSAVQLESLNKCQIFPSKPVSWEDQYSCKWWQKYQKRKFHCANLTSWPRWLYSLYDAETLMDRIKKQLREWDENLKDDSLPSNPIDFSYRVAACLPIDDVLRIQLLKIGSAIQRLRCELDIMNKCTSLCCKQCQETEITTKNEIFSLSLCGPMAAYVNPHGYVHETLTVYKACNLNLIGRPSTEHSWFPGYAWTIAQCRICASHIGWKFTATKKDMSPQKFWGLTRSALLPTIPDTEDEISPDKVILCL
- the CRBN gene encoding protein cereblon isoform X1, which codes for MAGERDPQDAAHNMGNHLPLLPAESEEEDEIEMEVEDQDSKEAKKPNVINFDTSLPTSHTYLGADMEEFHGRTLHDDDSCQIIPVLPQVMMILIPGQTLPLQLFRPQEVSMVRNLIQKDRTFAVLAYSNIQEREAQFGTTAEIYAYREEQDFGIEIVKVKAIGRQRFKVLELRTQSDGIQQAKVQILPECVLPSTMSAVQLESLNKCQIFPSKPVSWEDQYSCKWWQKYQKRKFHCANLTSWPRWLYSLYDAETLMDRIKKQLREWDENLKDDSLPSNPIDFSYRVAACLPIDDVLRIQLLKIGSAIQRLRCELDIMNKCTSLCCKQCQETEITTKNEIFSLSLCGPMAAYVNPHGYVHETLTVYKACNLNLIGRPSTEHSWFPGYAWTIAQCRICASHIGWKFTATKKDMSPQKFWGLTRSALLPTIPDTEDEISPDKVILCL